Within Sphingobium sp. EP60837, the genomic segment GGATGCCCTCGATCGGCGGCAGCACGAGCACGCCATATTCGTGCCCGCCCTTTGAGATAAGACGGCGGCCCTCGACCCTCGCCTGCGCTATGGAGTCAGGATTGATCCGGTCGAAATCATATCCGGCGGCAAGGAACGCCTTCTCGCCGGCCTGCTTGCCCGCGCCCCTATCCTCGATACCGATATAGTAGCCGTAGCGGCCATAGAACCAGGCGACGGGAACGACAGACTTTCCCGCCTGCATGACGGCCTGCAACCGGCCCATATAGGCGGCAAGCGGCTTCATGGCTCGCCAGACGGGGTTCGTCTCATTGATGGGTCCGCTAAAGCCCAGAGAGAAGGGGCTCGGCTGGAAGGCGTGCCAGCCCGGCCAATCCTCGGCGTGGAAACGGTAGTTCATTCCGTGCAGGATCATGCTGTTGACCCCGCCGGCCATGATGAGGTCGATGCGCCGCCGCATATCGGCCGGCGTGACGTTATAGGCCCGGTCGGGCCATACGAGGCTTTCGGCCGAGATGATGTGGTGTCCATAGAGATTGGCGGCAGAACGGGCGAGGCGCATGAATAGCGGATCACCGCTGTGAACAAGATCCTCGGTTTCCGGTATGTCGGCAAGCCCATAGCCGCGAATGGTATCGAATGCGCCGCCATGCGCCTGGAACTTGGCCTTCAGGCCATGGGCATGGTTCCACGCGACGAAGGGTTCAATGAAGCCCTCAATCATCATGTCAGACACGGTACGGCGATAATCCGCCCTGACACGCTCTGCCAGGTCGCTGTTCGCGGCTTCGAAATAGGGCGACGAATAATGTTCGTCCCATGCCTGCATCCATCCCGGCTGGAGCACAAAGGGAAGATAAGGCGTCAGATCATATCCGCGCCGCTTCCTGAATTCCTCGAGCAGTTTTGGCCCCCACTGAATATCCTGCATCAGCTCAAGGGAATCGACGAAGGTCGAGCGGACGCCCGGCGGGTTCTTGCCCAGCGGATCGCCGGCGCGCGCAGCATGTGCTGCAAATGCTGAAGGATCCGTGTGATCCAGGATCAGTTGCGGTCCCCGTCCGGCCGCTCCCAGCACACCGACATCGGAAGCAAATTGCCGAAATACGAAGACCTGCCACTCACCAGCCGGCGGCGTCCAATCGAGCGTGCCGTCCTCCCGCAGCTTGTCGGTCAGGACAATGCGGCTGGCTGGATCGAGCGTGCCGGAGGTCAGCACATCACTCCAGGGAGAAATGGTCATCCCGTTCATGCCGCTGCGCTTCTTCAGGTCAGGCGCGCTGCCCTTCATCGCAACCACCGCGACGGTACGGGCGCGGGCATCCAACCGCTTACCCCAATCCGCATATTTGGGATCTTTTGTACGCGGATCGAAAAAGTTGAGGGCGCCCAGCCTCTTGGTCCGCTTGGGCAGTTCGACCTTGATCGGGCCGGACGTGCCGCCCTTCACCGCGGTACGCGCCATGGCCAATTCCGTGAACGCCTTTTCCGGCGGAATTGCTTCGCCGCCGCCGGACGGCCAGGCAGACCCCAAGGTATAGTCGAGACTGAGACCGGCGCTCTTCGCGGCATCCGCCGCCGCGCGCAGGTGCGCGAAGAAGCTGGGTTCGGCATAGTCGTTGACCACCGCCCGCTCCTCCGGCGTCAACGTCACGAAATTCGGTGAAAAAGATTGCACCTCGGCGCCGCCGAAGCCCATTTGTGCCATCAGTTGGACCTCGCGTCGCAATTCCCCATCAGTGACAGCGTCCCCCGGCCACCACCAACGCAGGCGGGGCTTAGCCTCCATCGATGGCGACTTGAACGCCTCCGACAAGGACTGCGCCCAAGCCTGCACGTTCAGAACGGACAAAGCCATTGCGGTGGCTGCCAGAAGCTTTGCCGTTTTCCTCTTGGCGAACATGATCTGATCTCTTTCTCAACGATGTGCTCGGGACACTTCAGGTGCAAAACTCTATCACGTACAGCAGACATCCGCGGCCGCCCTCATTCGGCGCGATCACTGATGTAGCCGAATGATTATCCCTCCCAGGATCACACAGCCTCGATCAGCGCTACGCCCTCTGCAGGTAGATCCAGGGTGATTTCGCCACGACCATTGAGCGTTCGCAGTTCAGGCGCAGCCAACTCTGCAGATTTGCGGATGATGTCCATTTGCTCTCGTGTGGGATATTGCGGAGACCCCATGGCCCGCCATGCAGGATAAGGGGAGCCGCGCTCCTGATCGACATAGGTGACCTGTAGGCGGCCACACGCCAGTTCCCGCTCATCGGATCCTCCGTCACCCAAATGTGCCGGGTGTCCTCGCTGGTGGCGAGATACAGCTTGCCGTCAATGGCCGAATTTGTCAGCCGGATATCCGGTGGGCTGGACAAACTCCCATCGCAAAAGGTCCGTCGAGTGCCAGTAGCCGCTCGAGTGCGAAGCAAAGAGCCAGTAGCGGCCCTTGAACAAGACAATGGTGGGATCTGCCGCTTCCCG encodes:
- a CDS encoding glycosyl hydrolase — its product is MFAKRKTAKLLAATAMALSVLNVQAWAQSLSEAFKSPSMEAKPRLRWWWPGDAVTDGELRREVQLMAQMGFGGAEVQSFSPNFVTLTPEERAVVNDYAEPSFFAHLRAAADAAKSAGLSLDYTLGSAWPSGGGEAIPPEKAFTELAMARTAVKGGTSGPIKVELPKRTKRLGALNFFDPRTKDPKYADWGKRLDARARTVAVVAMKGSAPDLKKRSGMNGMTISPWSDVLTSGTLDPASRIVLTDKLREDGTLDWTPPAGEWQVFVFRQFASDVGVLGAAGRGPQLILDHTDPSAFAAHAARAGDPLGKNPPGVRSTFVDSLELMQDIQWGPKLLEEFRKRRGYDLTPYLPFVLQPGWMQAWDEHYSSPYFEAANSDLAERVRADYRRTVSDMMIEGFIEPFVAWNHAHGLKAKFQAHGGAFDTIRGYGLADIPETEDLVHSGDPLFMRLARSAANLYGHHIISAESLVWPDRAYNVTPADMRRRIDLIMAGGVNSMILHGMNYRFHAEDWPGWHAFQPSPFSLGFSGPINETNPVWRAMKPLAAYMGRLQAVMQAGKSVVPVAWFYGRYGYYIGIEDRGAGKQAGEKAFLAAGYDFDRINPDSIAQARVEGRRLISKGGHEYGVLVLPPIEGIRADTMEAIAGFAKAGLPVFFTDHAPRRDEGLADAKARDARVKKAVAAAMKAGAKIVPAVELPEAIRAAGVAGNLRFEGDASDIVFVQRIVDGQPVTFIHNRADAARSLTVSLPGVGGVTRWNAMDGSVNPVTASAAADMTQVPLSLSAGESVLLVLDPRTRPQSVAASEVVGSAALPAEGWALSVSGHVARKPYAHDFGKVALQDWSKVSELAGFSGEAIYSRSISVDSSWLKPGTRVSLDLGQVYDMATVTINGRTLPPVIAAPFRIDVTDALRPGPNMLKVSVENVPQNGMIDPGNPALKKLKPVAAGWAAAGRLEASR
- a CDS encoding GH39 family glycosyl hydrolase, whose protein sequence is MGDGGSDERELACGRLQVTYVDQERGSPYPAWRAMGSPQYPTREQMDIIRKSAELAAPELRTLNGRGEITLDLPAEGVALIEAV